Proteins encoded by one window of Streptomyces sp. NBC_01477:
- the mycP gene encoding type VII secretion-associated serine protease mycosin, whose protein sequence is MRVAGPPRRRAASVAAAAAALAALLPGVILGTAASATASPVRPDSPRAAQPLDGDGQCTFPAPNVKQMPWSLQRMLVNQLWQSTKGKGVKVAVIDSGVDVRNPQLAGAVDRQDSVDLIDAKSRGIVDPVGHGTEVAGIIAARQSPSTGFVGLAPEATIISIRQASEDGTGTVPHLVTALQKAVAAHAKVINISQDTPRGTPELESAIKAALQADVVIVASAGNDGGDGKARTTYPGGYAGVLAVGASDRNNERASFSQAGDFVGVAAPGVDMLSTVPGGGQCVDNGTSFAAPYVAGVAALIRAKHPKWTAPQVVAQIEQTAQRTSLGHNSLVGWGVVDPVRALTDDGKPIDAPTPDPGVLKGQDRVVPAALTFGDPARQRQKRIAAYVVSGMAVALLLITGTTVALRDRRRRS, encoded by the coding sequence GTGAGGGTTGCAGGGCCGCCGCGTCGGCGTGCGGCGTCCGTGGCGGCTGCCGCCGCGGCACTGGCCGCGCTGTTGCCGGGAGTGATCCTGGGCACGGCGGCATCCGCGACCGCCTCTCCTGTCCGGCCTGATTCGCCGCGGGCCGCCCAGCCGCTGGACGGCGACGGGCAGTGCACATTCCCCGCGCCGAACGTGAAGCAGATGCCCTGGTCGTTGCAGCGCATGCTGGTGAACCAGCTGTGGCAGAGCACCAAGGGCAAGGGCGTCAAGGTCGCGGTGATCGACTCCGGGGTGGACGTCAGGAATCCCCAGCTGGCCGGGGCGGTGGACCGCCAGGACAGCGTCGACCTGATCGACGCCAAGAGCCGCGGCATCGTCGACCCGGTCGGGCACGGCACCGAGGTCGCCGGCATCATCGCGGCCCGCCAGTCGCCCTCCACCGGCTTTGTGGGCCTGGCGCCCGAGGCGACGATCATCTCGATCCGGCAGGCGAGCGAGGACGGCACCGGCACTGTGCCCCACCTGGTGACGGCGTTGCAGAAGGCTGTCGCCGCCCACGCCAAGGTCATCAACATCTCGCAGGACACGCCGCGCGGCACACCCGAGCTGGAGAGCGCCATCAAGGCGGCCCTGCAGGCCGACGTGGTGATCGTCGCCTCCGCGGGCAACGACGGCGGCGACGGCAAGGCGCGCACCACCTATCCCGGCGGCTACGCGGGAGTGCTGGCGGTCGGCGCCTCGGACCGCAACAACGAACGCGCCTCCTTCTCCCAGGCGGGCGACTTCGTCGGCGTCGCCGCGCCCGGAGTGGACATGCTGTCCACCGTTCCCGGCGGCGGCCAGTGCGTGGACAACGGCACGAGTTTCGCCGCGCCATATGTCGCCGGTGTCGCGGCGCTGATCAGGGCCAAGCACCCGAAGTGGACCGCGCCGCAGGTCGTCGCGCAGATCGAGCAGACCGCGCAGCGCACCTCGCTCGGCCACAACTCCCTGGTCGGCTGGGGCGTCGTGGACCCGGTCCGCGCCCTCACCGACGACGGGAAGCCGATCGACGCGCCCACGCCCGACCCCGGAGTGCTCAAGGGCCAGGACCGGGTCGTGCCAGCCGCGCTGACCTTCGGCGACCCCGCCCGGCAGCGGCAGAAGCGCATCGCCGCGTATGTCGTGAGCGGGATGGCGGTGGCGCTGCTGCTGATCACCGGTACGACGGTGGCGCTGCGCGACCGCAGGCGCCGCTCCTGA
- a CDS encoding WXG100 family type VII secretion target, whose translation MSDPGELKVTYSSLDEAAGAIKQQAGQLEADLDNLLTRVRAVAAYWEGDAQTAFHAVANEWGNRTHHMHDVLESIASKVQIASGHYNAADKKAASYFG comes from the coding sequence ATGTCTGATCCCGGTGAACTCAAGGTCACATACTCCTCGCTGGACGAGGCCGCCGGCGCGATCAAGCAGCAGGCCGGCCAGCTGGAGGCCGACCTGGACAACCTGCTGACCCGCGTCCGCGCCGTCGCCGCGTACTGGGAGGGCGACGCGCAGACCGCCTTCCACGCGGTCGCCAACGAGTGGGGCAACCGTACGCACCACATGCACGACGTGCTGGAGTCGATCGCCAGCAAGGTGCAGATCGCGAGCGGTCACTACAACGCGGCCGACAAGAAGGCCGCGTCGTACTTCGGCTGA
- a CDS encoding WXG100 family type VII secretion target, with translation MKVTAASLAKLESDITDMVGSMDRQVKALQTVIDNLEGHWRGIGANAFNSQQSLINEDHRVLAILLNKIKEAVHDTNLTSGSTDEDVLQDMKSIDINGSAAGSGIAGL, from the coding sequence ATGAAAGTCACAGCGGCTTCGCTGGCCAAGCTGGAATCCGACATCACCGACATGGTCGGCTCGATGGACCGTCAGGTGAAGGCGCTTCAGACGGTGATCGACAACCTCGAAGGCCACTGGCGGGGTATCGGCGCCAACGCCTTCAACTCGCAGCAGAGCCTGATCAATGAGGACCACCGCGTACTGGCGATCCTGCTCAACAAGATCAAGGAAGCCGTGCACGACACCAACCTCACCTCGGGCTCGACCGATGAGGATGTCCTTCAGGACATGAAGAGCATCGACATCAACGGCAGCGCCGCGGGCAGCGGCATCGCCGGCCTCTGA
- the eccB gene encoding type VII secretion protein EccB yields the protein MASRKEQLNAYTFARKRVVAAFLQPSPAGSDEGAPRPLRTLVPGIVIGAVLLAGFGAWGLISPSVPHGWDEPGKHVIVADESTTRYVVLNDADSHKPVLHPVLNMASARLLLDPGSYDVIKVKESVLDHSGLKHGATIGIPYAPDRLPSADDAAKAKVWAVCDRPGGGTSHTVQQAVFVLGGDEAAAMGGPSALSGDQVLYVQNLDGVKYLVDREGTKFELGGPDPKARTPQEMSLLLRTLFGENLEPQTVSDAWLASLDTGTPIWFPRLTGAGSPADVDGVPAGHSTVGTVLEATSAAGDEYYVITKDGIAPITRFAALLLQQKNNQPDPVKTSIPVSRQPSFLPSDWPQGDPSQVNTSQGDSPRDVSCSVLHGGATATARPQLTLWAGKDYPEQIVEGATSAYVTPGSGLLYQEVSGTDTSGGTLFLVTDTGLRYAVQRNNDSAAANKASTSKQETDQAAVRLGYPDVKPMSIPSAWSELLPKGPALDTQSAAQPQGS from the coding sequence ATGGCCTCACGCAAGGAACAGCTCAACGCCTACACCTTCGCGCGCAAGCGCGTGGTGGCGGCCTTTCTCCAGCCCAGCCCAGCCGGCTCAGACGAAGGAGCCCCGCGGCCGCTGCGCACGCTCGTCCCCGGCATCGTCATCGGCGCGGTACTGCTGGCGGGCTTCGGCGCCTGGGGGCTGATCAGCCCCTCCGTGCCGCACGGCTGGGACGAGCCGGGCAAGCACGTGATCGTCGCCGACGAGTCCACCACGCGTTACGTCGTGCTGAACGACGCCGACAGCCACAAGCCCGTGCTGCATCCGGTGCTGAACATGGCGTCGGCGCGGCTGCTGCTCGACCCCGGGTCCTACGACGTCATCAAGGTCAAGGAGTCCGTGCTCGACCACAGCGGGCTCAAGCACGGCGCCACCATAGGGATCCCCTACGCGCCCGACCGGCTGCCCAGCGCCGACGACGCTGCCAAGGCCAAGGTCTGGGCGGTCTGCGACCGGCCCGGCGGCGGCACCAGCCACACCGTCCAGCAGGCGGTGTTCGTGCTCGGCGGCGACGAAGCCGCCGCCATGGGCGGCCCGTCCGCGCTCAGCGGCGACCAGGTGCTGTACGTGCAGAACCTGGACGGCGTCAAATACCTCGTCGACCGCGAGGGCACCAAATTCGAACTGGGCGGCCCCGACCCGAAGGCCCGCACCCCGCAGGAGATGAGCCTGCTGCTGCGCACGCTCTTCGGCGAGAACCTGGAGCCGCAGACCGTCTCCGACGCCTGGCTCGCCTCGCTGGACACCGGGACCCCCATCTGGTTCCCGAGACTGACGGGCGCCGGCAGCCCCGCCGACGTGGACGGGGTGCCCGCGGGCCACTCCACGGTCGGTACCGTGCTGGAGGCCACCTCCGCGGCGGGCGACGAGTATTACGTCATCACCAAGGACGGCATCGCACCGATCACCCGGTTCGCCGCGCTGCTGCTGCAGCAGAAGAACAACCAGCCCGACCCGGTGAAGACCAGCATCCCGGTCAGCCGGCAGCCCTCGTTCCTGCCCTCCGACTGGCCGCAGGGCGACCCCAGCCAGGTCAACACGTCGCAGGGCGACTCACCCCGCGACGTCTCCTGCAGCGTCCTGCACGGCGGCGCGACCGCGACGGCCAGGCCGCAGCTCACCCTGTGGGCGGGCAAGGACTACCCCGAGCAGATCGTCGAGGGCGCGACCAGCGCCTACGTCACGCCCGGCAGCGGCCTGCTCTACCAGGAGGTCAGCGGCACCGACACCAGCGGCGGCACACTGTTCCTGGTCACCGACACCGGGCTGCGCTACGCCGTCCAGCGCAACAACGACAGCGCCGCGGCCAACAAGGCGTCCACCTCGAAGCAGGAGACCGACCAGGCCGCGGTCCGGCTCGGATACCCGGACGTCAAGCCGATGTCGATCCCGTCCGCCTGGTCCGAACTTCTCCCGAAAGGGCCGGCGCTGGACACGCAGAGTGCGGCACAACCGCAGGGATCCTGA
- a CDS encoding YrhB domain-containing protein, whose translation MTDAYLLAREWLGAAYDVPMELARTPVAETPQTWVFSTASLPVAGAAAPAPILTSLVCVPKNGMPPFHPATDDPWGDLADFERDPRPREPAAQARRTNARGAVLAAHATAGGAPATALPWQSSHEGATWWDDFLLRYFPTAEVGPCPDWDTVIAAVGEPGPGTAGVVWVRRELHGAEATGHLLYAHNKDGRVALLDPQAQRLARLETENVREIVLARIPPPSAPPAAVRAGRGAADLPAAVRAAEAWLDHVHGGQVALVDPSPADETARGWLFACNTRAFLADGHPQHAMLDAALVVPKDGSVPFGLPNSDPWGWLDRWDQGAQPGVDDFPLPPEPGPAAWFEPTMTPLGAVLSVTDFTDWQTVLAEVMGMPQGSRSVVWVRRNDRRGRESVGLLCIAAQTPTGLVLIDTARDAPAELESEGLRSLHLIQYR comes from the coding sequence ATGACCGACGCGTATCTGCTGGCCAGGGAATGGCTCGGCGCCGCCTACGACGTCCCGATGGAGCTGGCGCGCACGCCGGTCGCCGAGACCCCGCAGACCTGGGTCTTCAGCACCGCGTCGCTGCCGGTGGCCGGCGCCGCCGCGCCCGCGCCGATACTGACGTCGCTGGTGTGCGTGCCGAAGAACGGCATGCCGCCCTTCCACCCGGCCACCGACGACCCGTGGGGCGACCTGGCCGACTTCGAACGCGACCCGCGGCCCAGGGAACCCGCCGCACAGGCCCGCAGGACCAACGCCAGGGGCGCGGTGCTCGCGGCGCACGCGACCGCCGGCGGAGCGCCCGCGACGGCGCTGCCCTGGCAGTCCTCGCACGAGGGCGCCACCTGGTGGGACGACTTCCTGCTGCGCTACTTCCCCACGGCCGAGGTCGGCCCGTGCCCGGACTGGGACACGGTGATCGCCGCGGTCGGCGAGCCGGGGCCCGGCACCGCGGGCGTGGTCTGGGTGCGCCGTGAACTGCACGGCGCCGAAGCGACCGGCCATCTGCTCTACGCGCACAACAAGGACGGCCGGGTCGCGCTGCTCGACCCGCAGGCCCAGCGGCTCGCCCGGCTGGAGACCGAGAACGTCCGCGAGATCGTCCTGGCCCGGATACCGCCGCCGTCCGCGCCGCCCGCCGCCGTCCGCGCCGGGCGCGGCGCCGCCGATCTGCCGGCCGCGGTACGCGCCGCCGAGGCGTGGCTCGACCATGTGCACGGCGGCCAGGTCGCCCTGGTGGACCCCTCCCCCGCCGACGAGACGGCCCGCGGCTGGCTCTTCGCGTGCAACACCCGCGCCTTCCTGGCCGACGGCCATCCGCAGCACGCGATGCTGGACGCGGCACTGGTGGTGCCGAAGGACGGCTCGGTGCCGTTCGGGCTGCCGAACTCCGACCCGTGGGGCTGGCTGGACCGCTGGGACCAGGGCGCGCAGCCGGGCGTCGACGACTTCCCGCTGCCGCCCGAGCCGGGCCCCGCGGCATGGTTCGAGCCGACGATGACCCCGCTCGGCGCGGTGCTGTCGGTCACCGACTTCACCGACTGGCAGACCGTGCTGGCCGAGGTGATGGGCATGCCGCAGGGCTCGCGGTCCGTGGTGTGGGTGCGCAGGAACGACCGGCGCGGCCGGGAGTCGGTGGGACTGCTGTGCATCGCCGCGCAGACCCCGACCGGTCTGGTGCTCATCGACACGGCACGGGACGCCCCGGCGGAGCTGGAGAGCGAAGGCCTGCGGTCGCTGCACCTGATTCAGTACCGCTGA
- a CDS encoding putative T7SS-secreted protein, whose amino-acid sequence MGLGSLINKIGDGGEKLLGKAKQKAGELIDDGAHFVGDGLDHVGLHDAADWVEDHGDAIADDLGAHVDEQQLGQSEEPKELVHGDSAKIREVSGHLSRFHSAFDTGHTGLTHLDPGSWEGSGADAFTAKFASQPPKWAKAATACQDASDALEHYAFTVDWAQGQAKEAVRLWKQGTEARKKAAAAYNTKVDQYNKDLAGYKELVDGNDDPGKPPVAPDAFVDPGAADKNHAKDILNSARKQRDTVAGEAEAKVRAATALAPAKPDFTDRMKGDGGDFLKATPVRMEHFAGGLIRSGTDMLKFVRGLNPMDPYNLTHPAQYLTHLNSTAAGLVDMTAHPERLPGILLGSGWGSDGDEAGGRLVGNIIMALATDGGSAGAKAGVAGAGKDAAEQAAKDAAQSGSKWKGLARATSDVKSEAFHQGSMTPAEEAKFLHDEYPWLKDVNETGKPGYTQNCSKNVEAVNERLDGMPSKATPLQSPQWPSPSRLGNPGAKWEDVGSYDDIIKDMNARGEGSRGVVYIGRQTGGTAHVFNVVKDGNGVVFLDGQTGRLANLESGVSIRYMPYK is encoded by the coding sequence ATGGGTCTCGGCAGTCTGATCAACAAGATCGGCGACGGTGGCGAGAAACTGCTCGGCAAAGCCAAGCAGAAGGCCGGCGAACTGATCGACGACGGAGCCCATTTCGTCGGTGACGGACTCGACCACGTCGGCCTGCACGACGCGGCGGACTGGGTCGAGGACCACGGCGACGCGATCGCCGACGACCTGGGCGCGCACGTCGACGAGCAGCAGCTCGGCCAGAGCGAGGAGCCCAAGGAACTGGTGCACGGCGACTCGGCGAAGATCCGCGAGGTCTCCGGCCATCTCAGCCGCTTCCACTCCGCCTTCGACACCGGCCACACCGGTCTGACCCACCTCGACCCCGGCAGCTGGGAGGGCTCGGGCGCCGACGCCTTCACAGCGAAGTTCGCCTCGCAGCCGCCGAAGTGGGCCAAGGCCGCGACCGCCTGCCAGGACGCCTCGGACGCGCTGGAGCACTACGCCTTCACCGTGGACTGGGCGCAGGGCCAGGCCAAGGAGGCCGTCCGGCTGTGGAAGCAGGGCACCGAGGCGCGGAAGAAGGCCGCGGCGGCGTACAACACCAAGGTCGACCAGTACAACAAGGACCTGGCCGGCTACAAGGAACTGGTGGACGGCAACGACGACCCCGGCAAGCCCCCGGTGGCTCCCGACGCCTTCGTCGACCCCGGCGCCGCCGACAAGAACCACGCCAAGGACATCCTCAACTCGGCCCGCAAGCAGCGCGACACGGTCGCGGGCGAGGCGGAGGCCAAGGTCCGCGCCGCCACCGCGCTCGCGCCGGCGAAGCCGGATTTCACCGACCGGATGAAGGGCGACGGCGGCGACTTCCTCAAGGCGACGCCGGTCCGGATGGAGCATTTCGCGGGCGGCCTCATACGCAGCGGCACGGACATGCTGAAGTTCGTCCGCGGCCTGAACCCGATGGACCCGTACAACCTCACCCACCCGGCGCAGTACCTGACCCACCTCAATTCCACGGCCGCCGGCCTGGTGGACATGACCGCGCACCCCGAGCGGCTGCCCGGCATCCTGCTCGGCAGCGGATGGGGCTCGGACGGCGACGAGGCGGGCGGCCGGCTGGTCGGCAACATCATCATGGCCCTGGCCACCGACGGCGGCAGCGCGGGCGCCAAGGCGGGCGTCGCGGGTGCGGGCAAGGACGCCGCGGAGCAGGCCGCGAAGGACGCCGCGCAGAGCGGCAGCAAGTGGAAGGGCCTCGCCAGGGCCACCTCCGACGTCAAGAGCGAGGCCTTCCACCAGGGTTCGATGACCCCGGCCGAGGAAGCGAAATTCCTGCACGACGAATACCCGTGGCTCAAGGACGTCAACGAGACCGGCAAGCCCGGCTACACCCAGAACTGCTCGAAGAACGTGGAGGCGGTCAACGAGCGCCTCGACGGCATGCCCTCCAAGGCCACCCCGCTGCAGTCGCCCCAGTGGCCCAGCCCCTCCAGGCTGGGCAATCCCGGCGCCAAGTGGGAGGACGTCGGCAGCTACGACGACATCATCAAGGACATGAACGCGCGGGGCGAGGGATCGCGCGGCGTCGTCTACATCGGCCGCCAGACCGGCGGCACCGCGCATGTCTTCAACGTCGTCAAGGACGGCAACGGCGTGGTCTTCCTCGACGGGCAGACCGGCCGCCTCGCCAACCTGGAGTCCGGCGTGTCGATCAGATACATGCCGTACAAGTAG
- a CDS encoding YrhB domain-containing protein, with protein sequence MTEEEALAAARAFLRDRYGDGPPTIVIEPAGTAEHRLAWTVAFDSQEHIDTGDFTQAPMVRQLVVFKDGSLIDFTPSALTAEEGLAWCEDGVWPERLSRLTDPRAFGTVWTGTPPAGA encoded by the coding sequence ATGACCGAGGAGGAGGCGCTCGCCGCCGCCAGGGCGTTCCTTCGGGACAGGTACGGCGACGGACCGCCGACCATCGTGATCGAGCCCGCGGGCACGGCGGAGCACCGGCTGGCGTGGACCGTGGCCTTCGACTCGCAGGAGCACATCGACACCGGGGACTTCACCCAGGCGCCGATGGTGCGCCAGCTCGTGGTCTTCAAGGACGGCTCGCTGATCGACTTCACGCCCAGCGCGCTGACCGCCGAGGAGGGCCTGGCATGGTGCGAGGACGGCGTGTGGCCCGAGCGGCTGAGCCGGCTCACCGACCCGCGCGCCTTCGGCACCGTGTGGACCGGCACGCCGCCGGCCGGGGCGTGA
- the mycP gene encoding type VII secretion-associated serine protease mycosin produces MKRRARTWVPRALAVVAASGALVLGIGALPAQAQTVRQMQWHVDAMRLSEAWKISKGAGVTVAVIDTGVDRTIPDLKGQVLDGKSFTYPVDSPYDDKIGHGTGMSSLIAGTGAADGGTGAIGVAPEAKILPIRILNDPRDTNEAASAESFTLELDKALRYAADSQARVINISQAVPASSLRPEDIAGLQDAVDYARSKGKLIIAGSGNSGEHGSPVQYPAASRGVVGAGALDRGGKALALSNKGPEVDISAVGDNISKACPSGIRPNCVNTSSGTSDASALTSGSAALLWSAHPTWTANQVLRVLLNTASKPTDGAERNDSIGYGAVRPRVALQTPGDPGPADVYPLAEHEGWQQSAQPSPTPTSGAAGTAAPAPSSSTSQKAVATGSGGGGSSTPWIAAGAAVVVLAAGGTALAVRSRRRRTAAPAFVAQPLQPPLPPQQQPPYGGYRPPPPPPPY; encoded by the coding sequence ATGAAACGCCGGGCACGTACCTGGGTACCACGTGCCCTGGCTGTCGTCGCCGCAAGTGGCGCCCTGGTGCTTGGCATCGGGGCGCTGCCCGCGCAGGCGCAGACGGTGCGTCAAATGCAGTGGCACGTCGACGCGATGCGCCTGTCGGAAGCCTGGAAGATCAGCAAGGGCGCAGGTGTCACCGTCGCGGTGATCGACACCGGTGTCGATCGGACGATTCCGGATCTGAAGGGTCAGGTGCTCGACGGGAAGAGCTTCACTTATCCCGTCGATTCGCCCTACGACGACAAGATCGGCCACGGCACCGGCATGTCCAGCCTCATCGCCGGTACGGGAGCCGCGGACGGCGGAACCGGGGCCATCGGTGTGGCTCCCGAGGCCAAGATCCTTCCGATCAGGATCCTCAACGATCCGCGCGACACCAATGAGGCGGCAAGCGCGGAGTCATTCACACTTGAGCTCGACAAAGCACTGCGGTATGCGGCCGACAGTCAGGCCAGGGTTATCAACATCTCTCAGGCTGTGCCTGCCAGTTCGCTGCGGCCCGAGGACATCGCGGGTCTGCAGGACGCCGTCGACTATGCGAGATCCAAGGGCAAACTGATCATCGCCGGATCCGGCAACTCCGGCGAGCACGGCAGCCCGGTGCAATACCCCGCCGCCAGCCGCGGTGTTGTCGGCGCGGGCGCATTGGACCGCGGCGGCAAAGCGCTGGCGCTGTCCAATAAAGGCCCGGAAGTTGATATCTCCGCGGTCGGCGACAACATCTCGAAGGCCTGCCCGAGCGGGATCCGGCCGAACTGTGTGAACACCAGCAGCGGCACCAGTGACGCCTCCGCCCTCACCTCCGGTTCCGCCGCCCTCCTCTGGTCCGCTCACCCCACCTGGACCGCCAACCAGGTGCTGCGGGTCCTGCTGAACACCGCGTCGAAGCCCACCGACGGCGCGGAGCGGAACGACTCGATCGGCTACGGCGCGGTGCGGCCGCGGGTGGCCCTCCAGACGCCGGGGGACCCCGGGCCCGCCGACGTCTACCCGTTGGCCGAGCACGAGGGCTGGCAGCAGTCGGCGCAGCCGTCCCCGACGCCGACGTCCGGCGCCGCCGGAACCGCCGCGCCGGCCCCGTCGTCCTCCACCTCGCAGAAGGCCGTGGCCACGGGCTCCGGCGGAGGCGGCAGTTCGACGCCGTGGATCGCCGCCGGCGCGGCCGTCGTGGTGCTCGCTGCGGGCGGTACGGCGCTGGCGGTACGCAGTCGGCGCCGACGTACGGCCGCGCCGGCTTTTGTGGCGCAACCGCTACAACCGCCACTGCCACCGCAGCAACAGCCGCCGTATGGTGGATACCGGCCGCCTCCACCGCCGCCGCCCTACTAG
- a CDS encoding WXG100 family type VII secretion target: MTGTSGSTPGGGLFDNVVRTIEKALDFSRTDFESFSHEAMLDMVQHADPEALAGFGDRLTTAVTKINQIGTDLNDHIAYVDWEGTSGAAFKEWGKNVAKSTLALGDYADSTGKALTAAADTLRTVKRDIPKVPAGPKATYAALHADPTARHDPEGQKAISQAHTQLETARIQAADQMHKLAQSYSFSAAIINNAQPPTYPPMPATFVPPPDARAIDPSHYSSATGSPAPYTSNASGSSKHSVKPAEHSELQKVSVSDGLSHVSSTGQPVATAPDNTAPPVTQIQSAGPLTPVAPTQPGPLAPNSGGGGGGPILSGPNLGNTFQPIPNQNQQFGGTGPTLPNQLRNVEPVNTASGPRGANGTFNPRNMTGSPAEEIGAAPPMRRSTTNGIYGGRPTSEPEMFGGRAQGQVPRGSVIGGRGAAARMPAAGMAEGGSPGMGGRNAMNRGSAGRLASEPGGVVGRTPAGEFAPGSTRSDRDRRRNNRRPDHLIEEDDWIPTRDDVAPPVID; encoded by the coding sequence ATGACCGGCACGTCAGGGAGCACTCCCGGGGGCGGGTTGTTCGACAACGTGGTGAGGACGATCGAGAAGGCGCTCGACTTCTCCCGCACGGACTTCGAGTCGTTCTCGCACGAGGCGATGCTGGACATGGTCCAGCACGCCGACCCCGAGGCACTCGCCGGCTTCGGCGACCGCCTCACCACGGCCGTCACCAAGATCAACCAGATCGGCACCGACCTCAACGACCACATCGCGTACGTGGACTGGGAGGGCACGTCGGGCGCGGCCTTCAAGGAGTGGGGCAAGAACGTCGCCAAGTCCACGCTGGCGCTGGGCGACTACGCCGACTCCACCGGCAAGGCGCTGACGGCCGCCGCCGACACGCTGCGCACGGTCAAGCGCGACATCCCGAAGGTGCCGGCCGGCCCGAAGGCCACGTACGCCGCCCTGCACGCCGACCCGACGGCCCGCCACGACCCCGAAGGCCAGAAGGCCATCTCGCAGGCCCACACGCAGCTGGAGACCGCCCGCATCCAGGCGGCGGACCAGATGCACAAGCTGGCGCAGTCGTACTCGTTCTCGGCGGCGATCATCAACAACGCGCAGCCGCCGACGTATCCGCCGATGCCGGCGACGTTCGTGCCGCCGCCGGACGCGCGGGCAATCGACCCGTCGCACTACAGCTCGGCGACGGGTTCACCCGCCCCGTACACATCGAACGCCAGCGGCAGCTCGAAGCATTCGGTGAAGCCCGCCGAGCACAGCGAACTGCAGAAGGTCTCGGTCAGCGACGGCCTGTCGCACGTGTCCTCGACGGGTCAGCCGGTCGCGACGGCGCCGGACAACACCGCGCCGCCGGTCACGCAGATCCAGTCGGCGGGTCCGCTGACTCCGGTCGCACCGACCCAGCCGGGCCCGCTGGCGCCGAACTCCGGCGGTGGTGGCGGCGGTCCCATTCTCAGCGGGCCGAACCTCGGCAACACGTTCCAGCCGATCCCCAACCAGAACCAGCAGTTCGGCGGCACCGGACCCACGCTGCCGAACCAGCTGCGGAATGTCGAGCCGGTCAACACGGCCAGTGGGCCGCGCGGCGCGAACGGCACTTTCAACCCCCGGAACATGACGGGATCGCCCGCCGAGGAGATCGGCGCCGCACCGCCCATGCGGCGGAGCACGACCAACGGAATCTACGGCGGCCGCCCGACGAGCGAGCCGGAGATGTTCGGTGGCCGTGCGCAGGGCCAGGTGCCCCGAGGCAGCGTCATCGGCGGCCGGGGAGCCGCCGCGCGGATGCCTGCCGCTGGTATGGCGGAGGGCGGCAGCCCCGGTATGGGTGGCCGCAATGCCATGAACCGTGGCAGCGCAGGCCGGTTGGCGAGTGAGCCGGGCGGAGTCGTGGGCCGGACACCGGCCGGCGAGTTCGCGCCGGGCTCCACCCGCTCCGACCGTGACCGGCGTCGCAATAACCGCCGTCCCGATCACCTGATCGAAGAGGACGACTGGATCCCGACCCGAGACGATGTCGCACCGCCCGTGATCGACTGA